The DNA window GATGCCGCCGCCCTGCTGCAACTGGAAGGCGGCGAACTGGTGCCGCTGGCAATCCACGGTCTCAAACCCGACACCATGGGCCGGCGCTTTGCTCTCGCCCAGCAACCGAGATTGCAGGCACTGCTGGGTCAGGACGGCCCGATGGCCTTCCCGCCGGGCTGCGAGCTTCCCGATCCCTATGACGGGCTGGTCGACAGCGAAGCTTCGGACCTGTCCGTGCACGACTGCATGGGCTGCCCGCTGCGGCTGGACGACACGGTCTGGGGGCTGCTGACCGTCGATGCGCTGGAGGCCGGCCATTTCGGTCCCGACCAGCTGTATCGGCTGGCTCGCCTGGCCGAGATCGCCGCCGCCACCGTCGCCGCCACTCGCCGGATGGACCAGCTGCAGCAACTGGCTCGTCGCGAACGCCTGCGCGCCGACAGCTTTCGCCAGGCCCTGCCCCAGCCGCGTCACCACCTGATCGGCCACAGCCCCGCCTTCGAACAGCTGCTGGCAGAGATCGATCTGGTCGCCGGGACCAGCCTGCCGGTGCTGATCAGCGGCGAGACCGGCACCGGCAAGGAATTGGTCGCCCATCGCATCCATCAACTGTCACCGCGTGCCGACAAACCCATGATCAGCGTCAACTGCGCGGCACTGCCTGAACATCTGCTGGAAAGCGAATTGTTCGGCCATGTCCGTGGCGCCTTCTCGGGAGCTGTCAGTGACCGCAAAGGCAAGTTCGAGCTGGCTGACGGCGGCACCCTGTTTCTGGACGAGATCGGCGAGCTCGCACTGGCCGCCCAGGCCAGCCTGTTGCGGGCTCTGCAGGACGGCCAGCTGCAACGACTCGGATCGGACCGTGAGCATCAGGTGGACGTCCGTCTGATTGCTGCCACCAATCGCGATCTGGCCGAGGAGGTCCGGCAGGGACGTTTCCGTGCCGATCTGTATCACCGCCTGGGCGTCTATCCTCTGAGCGTGCCCGCACTGCGGAATCGGCAGCCCGATGGTCTGATCCTGGCTGGCGGATTTATCGAGGAAAACCGGCGCCGCATGGGCCTGCGCGGCCTGCGCCTGGAAGCCGCGGCGGAGGCGGCGATCCGGCGCTACGACTGGCCGGGCAATGTCCGCGAGCTGGAACATGTCATCAGCCGAGCCACCTTGAAAGCCATCGGCCGCAGCCACAGCTTGCCGGCCGGGTCCGATGGGATCCTCCGCCTGACTGCCGCCGACCTGGATCTGGATGGTGCCGCCACGGTTCTGGAGCCGGCCGTCCTGGAACCGACGGCCGACCCACGCGA is part of the Frateuria aurantia DSM 6220 genome and encodes:
- the norR gene encoding nitric oxide reductase transcriptional regulator NorR, which codes for MTPHDSLLDRLIPLVADLARDLPAATRYRRLLDTLRQLIPCDAAALLQLEGGELVPLAIHGLKPDTMGRRFALAQQPRLQALLGQDGPMAFPPGCELPDPYDGLVDSEASDLSVHDCMGCPLRLDDTVWGLLTVDALEAGHFGPDQLYRLARLAEIAAATVAATRRMDQLQQLARRERLRADSFRQALPQPRHHLIGHSPAFEQLLAEIDLVAGTSLPVLISGETGTGKELVAHRIHQLSPRADKPMISVNCAALPEHLLESELFGHVRGAFSGAVSDRKGKFELADGGTLFLDEIGELALAAQASLLRALQDGQLQRLGSDREHQVDVRLIAATNRDLAEEVRQGRFRADLYHRLGVYPLSVPALRNRQPDGLILAGGFIEENRRRMGLRGLRLEAAAEAAIRRYDWPGNVRELEHVISRATLKAIGRSHSLPAGSDGILRLTAADLDLDGAATVLEPAVLEPTADPREHALIASAPPINLRVAVDDYQRQLLAQAVARYPGNLAAAARQLGLDRANLLRLARRLELPLPSSRRS